One window from the genome of Melospiza georgiana isolate bMelGeo1 chromosome 13, bMelGeo1.pri, whole genome shotgun sequence encodes:
- the NR2F2 gene encoding COUP transcription factor 2 isoform X2, whose product MQAIWDLEQGKYGFAVQRGRMPPTQPTHGQFALTNGDPLNCHSYLSGYISLLLRAEPYPTSRFGSQCMQPNNIMGIENICELAARMLFSAVEWARNIPFFPDLQITDQVALLRLTWSELFVLNAAQCSMPLHVAPLLAAAGLHASPMSADRVVAFMDHIRIFQEQVEKLKALHVDSAEYSCLKAIVLFTSDACGLSDVAHVESLQEKSQCALEEYVRSQYPNQPTRFGKLLLRLPSLRTVSSSVIEQLFFVRLVGKTPIETLIRDMLLSGSSFNWPYMSIQ is encoded by the exons ATGCAAGCGATTTGGGACCTTGAACAAGGCAAATATGGTTTTG CGGTCCAGAGGGGCAGAATGCCACCCACACAGCCAACTCATGGTCAGTTCGCCTTGACAAATGGGGACCCTCTCAACTGCCATTCCTACCTATCCGGATATATCTCCCTTCTTCTGAGAGCAGAGCCCTACCCCACCTCCCGCTTTGGCAGTCAGTGCATGCAACCCAACAACATCATGGGCATCGAGAACATTTGTGAACTGGCAGCTAGGATGCTCTTCAGCGCGGTGGAGTGGGCCAGGAATATCCCCTTCTTCCCAGACCTCCAGATCACAGACCAGGTGGCCCTCCTGAGGCTGACCTGGAGCGAGTTATTTGTCCTCAACGCTGCCCAGTGCTCCATGCCCCTCCACGTAGCTCcgctcctggcagctgctggcctCCACGCTTCGCCAATGTCTGCTGACCGAGTGGTCGCCTTTATGGACCACATACGAATCTTCCAAGAGCAAGTAGAAAAACTGAAAGCATTGCATGTCGACTCTGCAGAATATAGCTGTTTAAAGGCCATAGTCCTCTTCACCTCAG ATGCCTGTGGTCTCTCTGATGTAGCCCATGTTGAAAGTTTACAGGAGAAGTCACAGTGTGCTTTGGAAGAGTATGTTAGGAGCCAGTATCCCAACCAGCCAACACGATTCGGGAAGCTATTACTACGTCTCCCCTCCCTTCGCACTGTCTCCTCTTCTGTCATAGAGCAATTGTTTTTCGTCCGTTTGGTAGGTAAAACCCCCATAGAAACCCTAATCAGGGATATGTTACTGTCTGGCAGCAGTTTTAACTGGCCTTACATGTCCATTCAATAA
- the NR2F2 gene encoding COUP transcription factor 2 isoform X1, with protein sequence MAMVVGAWRDPQDDVPGAQGTQPSQAPPVQGPPAGAPHTPQTPGPGGPPSTPAQTNPPSQQNQGDKQQQQQHIECVVCGDKSSGKHYGQFTCEGCKSFFKRSVRRNLSYTCRANRNCPIDQHHRNQCQYCRLKKCLKVGMRREAVQRGRMPPTQPTHGQFALTNGDPLNCHSYLSGYISLLLRAEPYPTSRFGSQCMQPNNIMGIENICELAARMLFSAVEWARNIPFFPDLQITDQVALLRLTWSELFVLNAAQCSMPLHVAPLLAAAGLHASPMSADRVVAFMDHIRIFQEQVEKLKALHVDSAEYSCLKAIVLFTSDACGLSDVAHVESLQEKSQCALEEYVRSQYPNQPTRFGKLLLRLPSLRTVSSSVIEQLFFVRLVGKTPIETLIRDMLLSGSSFNWPYMSIQ encoded by the exons ATGGCAATGGTAGTCGGTGCGTGGCGAGACCCCCAGGACGATGTGCCCGGAGCTCAGGGAACGCAGCCTTCGCAAGCCCCGCCGGTGCAGGGACCCCCGGCCGGGGCCCCGCACACCCCACAgaccccggggcccgggggcCCTCCCAGTACGCCAGCCCAGACCAACCCGCCGAGCcagcagaaccaaggagacaagcagcagcagcagcagcacattgaATGTGTGGTTTGTGGGGACAAGTCTAGTGGCAAACATTATGGCCAGTTTACCTGCGAGGGTTGCAAGAGTTTCTTCAAGCGGAGTGTAAGGAGGAATCTCAGCTACACTTGTCGTGCCAACAGGAACTGTCCCATTGACCAGCACCACCGCAATCAGTGTCAGTACTGCCGCCTCAAAAAATGCCTCAAAGTTGGCATGAGACGGGAAG CGGTCCAGAGGGGCAGAATGCCACCCACACAGCCAACTCATGGTCAGTTCGCCTTGACAAATGGGGACCCTCTCAACTGCCATTCCTACCTATCCGGATATATCTCCCTTCTTCTGAGAGCAGAGCCCTACCCCACCTCCCGCTTTGGCAGTCAGTGCATGCAACCCAACAACATCATGGGCATCGAGAACATTTGTGAACTGGCAGCTAGGATGCTCTTCAGCGCGGTGGAGTGGGCCAGGAATATCCCCTTCTTCCCAGACCTCCAGATCACAGACCAGGTGGCCCTCCTGAGGCTGACCTGGAGCGAGTTATTTGTCCTCAACGCTGCCCAGTGCTCCATGCCCCTCCACGTAGCTCcgctcctggcagctgctggcctCCACGCTTCGCCAATGTCTGCTGACCGAGTGGTCGCCTTTATGGACCACATACGAATCTTCCAAGAGCAAGTAGAAAAACTGAAAGCATTGCATGTCGACTCTGCAGAATATAGCTGTTTAAAGGCCATAGTCCTCTTCACCTCAG ATGCCTGTGGTCTCTCTGATGTAGCCCATGTTGAAAGTTTACAGGAGAAGTCACAGTGTGCTTTGGAAGAGTATGTTAGGAGCCAGTATCCCAACCAGCCAACACGATTCGGGAAGCTATTACTACGTCTCCCCTCCCTTCGCACTGTCTCCTCTTCTGTCATAGAGCAATTGTTTTTCGTCCGTTTGGTAGGTAAAACCCCCATAGAAACCCTAATCAGGGATATGTTACTGTCTGGCAGCAGTTTTAACTGGCCTTACATGTCCATTCAATAA